The DNA segment AAGAAAAGCTTAGGGATATTGTGAGTAGAGATGCAGAAGTTTCTTATTATGATGAGGGGATTATGGCGAAGTAGATAGGAGCGGTGTATTCAAGGATAGTGAACCAAGTTGCAATAAAGGATTTGATAATTTATGGGATTCTTATTTTCCGAGCCAATTTAACTCAAACTTTGCTATAATAACTAAGAATATGACTAAAGACTACAGTTCGGGGTGCGATAAATGAGAGCTTATTTAGATTTATTACAGGATGTGCTGGAGCATGGGACAGTTAAAGAGGACCGCACGGGAACGGGGACGCTGTCCGTATTTGGACGTCAGCTGCGGTTTGATTTAAGCGAGGGATTCCCGCTTGTCACAACGAAACGAATTCATTTAAAATCGGTAATTCATGAGCTGCTCTGGTTCCTCAAAGGGGACACCAATATTGCTTATCTTAAAGAAAATAACGTTCGCATTTGGGATGAATGGGCGGATGAGAACGGTGATCTCGGCCCGGTCTACGGCTCCCAATGGCGATCCTGGGAAGCCCCGGATGGCAGGAAGATCGACCAAATCGCTAATGTAATCGAGGCGATCAAGAATAATCCCGATTCGCGGCGCCATCTTGTCAGCGCTTGGAATGTGGCTGAAGTGGATCAAATGAAACTGCCACCATGCCATTTTGTGTTTCAATTTTATGTAGCGGATGGGAAATTGTCTTGTATGCTGACCATGCGCTCGGTAGATACTTTTCTGGGACTTCCGTTCAACATTGCGAGTTATGCCCTTTTGACACATATGGTGGCTCAGCAGTGCGGATTGGAAGTAGGAGAGTTTATTTGGTCCGGCGGAGATGTTCACATTTATAGCAATCATTTGGAGCAGGTGAAGACGCAGCTGGCACGGGAGCCATATGAACTGCCTAAGCTAGTCATTAAACGTAAGCCGGATTCAATATTTGATTATGTCTATGAGGATTTCGAATTTGTCGGTTATGAGCATCACCCAACGATTAAGGCAACGGTTGCTGTATAAATTCGTGGTTTAGCAGTTTAGCAGAGAAAGGAAGTACTGTATGGGGATATCGTTAATTTGGGCGATGGATCGGAACGGCTTAGTTGGTAAAGGCAATGATTTGCCCTGGAGATTACCTAACGATATGAATTTCTTTAAACAGCAGACCAAAGGCAAGACGGTCGTTATGGGCCGGAAAACCTGGGAATCTTTAAGAGTCAAGCCGCTGCCCGGGCGTCGCAACATCGTGCTTACCGGTGATCGATCGTACGAAGCAGAAGGGGCTGAAGTGGTACACGCTGTGGAGGAGATCCTAAATATTGCAGGAGACGGGGAACTGATGATTATCGGAGGCGGCAGCGTGTATGGACAGTTTATTCCCTATGCAGATCGTTTGCTGGTTACCCGAATCGATGAAAAATTCGAGGGAGACGTTCATTTTCCTTCATTCGATTGGTCGCAGTTCGCATTGGTCGAAGAGATTCCAGGGCTTCGGGATGAAAAAAATTTATATGATCATCGATTTATGATCTATGAGCGCCGCTAGAATCGAATTAGAGGAGTTTCTACTAACTATGATATAATAGAGTCTGCTTCAGAGCTGCGCAGAGCGCAGCTCTTTGTTTTGCTAATGAATGAAACGATATGAATGCGTAATTGTGAAAGAGAGGCGGCTTAATCGATGAAAACGCTCGTAATCGCAGAGAAACCGGACATGGGTCGAACGATCGCTGCCGTCATCGAACCGAAGGCGAAGAACAACCGATCTTATTTGGAAGGCGAACATTACATTATTACCTGGGCGATCGGTCATTTGCTGGGCCTTGCAGAGCCTGATGCTTACGACGAAAAGTATAAGCGATGGAATTTTGGAGATTTGCCGATACTGCCGAAACAATTCAAAATCGTTCCTAACCCGAAAACGAAAGATCAGCTTAAGACGATCGGCGAGCTGGCCAAACGCTGTGATCGCATTGTGAATGCCTGCGATGCCGGGAGGGAAGGACAGTACATATTTGCGCTGATCCAGCAGCAATTGAAACTGATGCAGCCTGTGAAGCGGCTGTGGATTTCCGATTTGACGGCGGAGAGTATTCAAAAAGGTTTCGACAACCTGTATGAAGAAGCTGAGTTCGAAAATTTGACGCAAGCAGCGAGAGCACGAAGTGAAGCGGATTGGTTGATTGGGATGAATGCGTCGCGCGCGTTTACAACCAAACACCGGACGCTCTTATCTGTTGGTCGGGTACAGACGCCGGTGCTAGCGCTCATTTATGATCGGCAAAAGGAGATCGAGAGCTTTGACTCGCTGACGTATTATGAAATCAAGGCGGAGCTGGAACAGCTTGATCGAAAGTACGTGGGAACTTGGCAAGGGGAGCGCATGACGGATGCCCAAAAGGCGGCGGCCATCGCGGATAAAGTGCGGGGTAAGCAAGGTCGTATTAGTGAATATGAGATCAAGGATACGAAAGAATATCCATTTAAGCTATATGATTTGACGCTGCTGCAGCGGGATGCGAATGCGAAATATGGGTATTCGGCGAAGAAGACACTGGATTTGGCCCAGGCGCTCTATGAACGCCATAAAATTATTTCTTATCCCCGAACGAATTCGAACTACGTTACCGAGCAAAATATTGATGGGATGCATAAAGCGCTGCACATGCTGAAGTCAAGTCCATACCAGCAGTTAGCAGAGAACGCAAATCCTCGGCTGGTTCATGTCAATAACAAATCGGTTTGCAATCCGTCGCGAGTGGAGGATCACCACGCGATTCTTCCAACACTTCGACGAGCTGGAACGCTTAGCAAGGAAGAGCAGAACGTATATGATCTCGTCATTCGCCGTTTTCTCTCGCACTTCTACCCACCGGCGGAATATAAGCAGCATTCGGTTTTGACTGAGGTCGAAGGGGAAGCTTTCAAGACGAATATAAAGGAGCTATTATCTTTAGGTTGGAAGGTATGTCAGCCTGAGGACTCTCGTTCAAGCGGCCGTGGAAAGAAAAAGGCTGAGGAAGAGGAGCAGGAGGAGCTCGTTAACGAACCTTTTCGCATCGAGAAGGATGAACCTGTTCAGTGTCTGGAAGCGGAGGTAAAGGAAAAGGCAACTCAGCCGCCGAAAGCTTATACAGAAGGGACATTGCTGAAAGCGATGGAGAGCGCGGGAAAGCAGCTGGAGAATGAAGAGCTAAGGGACGCGATGAAGGATGCAGGCCTTGGCACGCCGGCAACGCGCGCGGCGACGATTGAGCGGCTGAAGAATGTCGGATATATTACGATGCAGGGCAAGCGCATCACCGTGACGCAAAAAGGAAGAACCGCTATAGAGCTTATTCGCCATGCCGGAGTTGAGTTGCTGACTTCTCCAGAAATGACCGGACAATGGGAGCGCAGATTGTATCAAATTTCGAAGGGCGAGGCGGCTAGAGAGAAGTTCATGGATAACGTTAAGCGTTTCACCCTGTCGATCATCGATAAGGTACGTGTACAGCCGAAGGCCGATGCCTCTTTATTTGAGATGGCCGAGGAGGAGCGGAAGGGCAACCGCAGCAAAAGTGCGCGTAGCAAGACGGCCAGCCAGACAGGCAGACGGAGCCAGAAGGAAACGGCTGCTGCAGCGGGTACGAAGAAGTCTTCTACTGCCTCTTCGCCTGGTTCGATGCAGCCATTGGCGCCTTGTCCGCGGGAAGGCTGCGGCGGTCAGTTGATCGAGGGACGCAAGGGGTATGGCTGCACTCATTATAAACAAGGCTGTGGATTTGTAATATGGAAGGAATACGCTGGGAAAAACATATCGGTGAGCATGTTGTCCTCACTTGTCAATAAAGGGCAGACGCAATTGTTATCCTTCAAACAGCCCGAGGGTGATTTTAAAGCTCGAATTGTATTAGCTGATTCGCTGAGTGGGAAGCTTGAATTGAGCAGAGTTGATGAATAATGACAGGATTTCCGGTTACTCCTGAACAAATAACAAGGTTGCCTGATGAGATGGGCAACCTTGTTGTTATCGTGACAGAAGCATTCCACTGCTTCTTGCGCAGCTCTACTGTATGTTCTTCTGAACAATCATGGCCAGGCTCTCGGCGATAATGCCGGGCACTTGCTCTAGGGAGGATATTGTGTACATGGACGTGTTTGTGTCTTTTTTTAGATCAATAAGATTGTACGACCACTCTTTCGGGTGCTTAATATAAATCGTGTTAATTCCGGCAGTAAGCGCAGGTGCAATGTCAGTGCGCAGGCTGTTACCAATCATCCAAGTGTTATTCCGATCAAACGGGCGCGATTGTAAAATTTCTTCCAACGCTTCAGCATTTTTATGCGTACGGATATATATACGATCTTCAAAATAAGCCGATAGTTTCATGCGATCGATTTTGCGCTGCTGAATGAGATCATCACCACCCGTATATAGATTAAGCTCATGGCCTTGTTCGCTTAATACATTAAGCGTCTCCTCCATGTCGGGATAAGGCTCAACCTCTTGGTCATAAACGCTCATTCCGAGCTGTGCTAAACACTCTTCTTCTGCCAAATTTGTATCTCTGCCGATAACAGAGCAGAAATACCGGTAAGTATCAATGAGCGACTCCACAAAATGACTGCTTACGAAACCAACTTTCTTCACGCCTGCAATATCAATTTCCGTTTGCTTAGCGAGGATTGCTTCGGTCGTGAGACGCTCAGTGTCCAACCATTCCAAAAGCTGGCTTGCGAAACGACTCAATATTTCCTCGAAATATTTATTACAGTGGATCAGCGTATCATCTAAATCAAAAATAATTTGCTGTCGTAAACTCAAAAGAAGTCACTCCTTCGTTGCATCGAGCAGGTAAACTATAACCGGATATAAGATTCCAAGAACATGTGTAATTCGGCCACTCCATCCGGGCGAATGCTGAATTTCTCCGTATCGATATCGACAAGGTGAACGCGAAGTAAGCCGGCTACGCGCAGCCGCATGAGATGATGCATGAGCTTGTCTTCGGATTCATTTAAACTATTCATCATTTCCAACAATGATTTCGGTTCAATTGCCACATAACGAAGCAATCGTAGGCGTTCGGGGTTAGCGAGGGCGCGCGTCAGCCTTAGTAGGCAGATCGGCGGCTCATCTTCGTCCTGCTCCGGTATATCAATTGGATATTGAATGAGTAGGACACGGCTATAGAAGCTGTAAGTGTTGATCGGTCTAAAATGGATGGAGGGAACAAGCACGACTTCTTCAATCGGCAGATCCGGCTCTAACACGATTCCACCAGAGGCATATTCTACAAGCGCCTCGGGATCCATTTTATGAAGCAGCGTAGCCTTTTCGGCAGCATCCTCTTCAAGTAAGGGCTTGTACTGCGGAGCAACATCCGCAAAATACAGATTATTCCATTTACGAAGCAAAGGAATATAGCTATGGCGGATTCGCTGAATTTCATCATTTGTCAAATCGGGGATATAGGATTTAATACTATGATAGAGGACATCAATTGTAGCAAGCTCGAGATCATCAAGGAAGGTGTCGACATTGTGACTGGGGCGTTCGACAGCCAATGCATAGAGCACATCATAATCCGTAAAAGGGAACTGTGCAGCAGCAGCAAAAGCTTGTTTTTCATCCATGTCTAAGCGAGAGCCGATGTCTTCAAGCCATTCTATTCCTACATCTAGATTGTTTACCCATTTACGGGTCGTAAATACTATGAAGCTGCTTATGAGTTCATATATTGGAGAAACGTCAACTTTGACATTGTACGCCATGACAAGAAACCTCCCAGACATCTTTACATCATAACTATTATGGCTTGTTTGCTATGAAATTGTCTACTATAATGTTTATTATTGCAGGCAGCTGTTTGTTAGCTTATTTGCATTATATCTTACAAATGATTGGGAAAGTCGTCATCAGTTGACGATTTTCTTTCTTTTTAGTGAAGGAGCAGACATTATTTCTATGGAGTTTCAACAAAAGCGTTTGATTTCGCCTGTGTTTATTCTCATTATGGTAGTTATCGTCGCTGGCTTGAGCCAAGGACTGCTGCTGCCTGTATTATCGATTTTTATGGAAGAGAGAGGGATTTCCTCCTCGGTAAATGGATTGCATGCGGCTGCGCTATATATCGGTTCTTTCGGCATGTCACTGATTGCGGTCAAAGTACTCAATCGCATCGGCTTCAAGAAATTGATTCTCGGAGGATTGGCGCTTGTCACAATCGCATTTCCGCTATTTCCCTTGATTTCCAGTCTTGAGGTTTGGTTTATCCTTCGATTACTCGTTGGGATCGGGGATAATGCGCTGCATTTTGCCTCCCAGCTTTGGATGCTGCTCATCACGCCCCCGCATCAACGAGGCAAGAATATTTCAATTTACGGCATGTCATATGGGATCGGCTTCAGTATTGGACCGTTAGCCATAAAACTACTGCCATTCGGGCGACTTGTTCCATTTCTCCTGCTCGCTATTCTTTTTGCTTTGGTTGCGCTGCTCGTTTATTTGAAAATGCCAGATACAGTGCCTGACAAAATGAACGAGGAACAGGAGCAAGCGCCCGGCCAACACAAGGTTACCCGAATATATCGTTTGGCTTGGTTTGCGCTTATTCCATCGCTATTGTACGGCTATATGGAAGCGGCCATGAACAGCAACTTTCCGATATATGGGCTCCGTACTGGACTGACTGCAGGACAAATATCGACCTTACTACCGTTCTTCGGGATCGGCGGATTGATTCTCCAATTGCCGCTTGGTTATTTAAGCGATCGGTATGGTCGAAAAATGATTCTCATGATCGCTGGCAGCTTAGGCGGTTTGCTATTTATCATCGTACCTTTAATAGGTAGTCATTATTTCGGATTGATGCTGATTTTCATGGTTACTGGAGGCTTGGTCGGCTCCTTTTTCTCTCTGGGACTGGCTTACGCTGCGGATATTCTCCCACGCCACCTGCTTCCTACGGCTAACGTGATCGCTTCTATTCATTTTAATCTTGGTAGTATTATCGGCCCGAATTTAGGCGGGATAGCCATGCATTTTGGTTCGGCTGGATTATTATTTGTATTTTTAGGGTTGTTTTATTTAGTATTTACAATATCAGGTTTTGTTTTCCGTCCAGATAGAAGAATAAATCAGCAAATATGAAGATGGTGTAATGGATTTTCAGAGCTTTTTCCAATAAACTAAAGGAAGAGAAGCATTGACCAAAGGAGAATTGACATGATTAAGGTGAATAACCTCAAGAAATCGGTAGAAGGTAATACCAAAGAAGTACTGCACGGGATTAGCGCGGAATTTGAAGCCGGCGAAATGATCGGAGTCGTTGGGCCTAGCGGCAGCGGCAAAAGTATACTGCTCCAGTGCCTTGCTCTTCGTGAGAGCTGGAATGATGGGGATTACACCTGGGATGATAAAACAATCATTCGCGGGGGCGGAAAAGGAGCGAGGAAATATCGCTCAAAGTGCGCATACTTGGAACAAAACCCAACATTGAATCCCGAGAAGACAGCATTGAAAAACGTGCTGATCGGACAAGCCGGGCAAACCTCGCTGCTTCGGCGCCTGACAGGCATGGTTCGTTCGGATGATTATATGGGAGCTATGGACGAGCTAGAGAAGTTCGGACTGCTAGACAAAGCGCATCTGAAAGCTGGCAATTTAAGCGGTGGAGAGCGACAGCGCGTCGCTATATGTCGGGCGCTCGTGCACGGCGCGGGTTTTATCGCTGCGGATGAGCCTGTCATAGGTCTTGATCCTCATTCCGCGGATAAGGTGATGGCAACGCTCAAAAATTTATGCACGGAGCAAGGAAAGACAGTCGTCGCTGCTCTGCCGATTGAGCTGGCCGAGCGGTTCTGTACTCGGATTTGGGGCATATATGATGGAGAGCTCAAGCTTGACATCAAGGGAAGACGACTTACGGGAGAAGAGAAGCGGCAAATCGATTTAGCATGAAAAGAGTGATATGATGAACGTAAATAGATGGTTTCCCTTATTGGGAGGCACTTTGCTGCTGATTATGCTTAGCGGATGTAACTTTATGATGGATCCCAAATTGTTAATGAAGACCCCGGAGCTAAGCTCAGATAAGGAGACGCTGAGAAGCGTCATCAATGCGGAACTGAAAGGTGCGGAGATTCGGCCCCGTGACGCTGCAGATATTAGCTCGATTCGCGTCGTCGATCTGAATAAGGACGGCGTGATGGAAGCGGTAGTATTCTACGAGACCCCGTTGGAAAAGGTCAAGGTTCACGGTATGATTTTGGAAAACCAGAATGATACATGGGTGCCAAAGGTCAGGTTCGATGGCGAGGGCCAGGTATTAGAATCGTTTGAGCTTAAGGAGGTAACCGGCAATGGAGAGATTAATATCGTTGCAGGGTTCTCCAGCGGGGATAATCAGACCCAGAAAGGTCTTATCGTATATTCATACACGGGTACCTCGGTCGAGAGAGTTCTTGAACTACCTTATAACTACTTCGTAATAGATGATCTAAACGATGATGGTAAGCTGGATATCACGGTTGTTTCGCTGAAGAAAGACCAGTATACAACTATAACGACGTATCAATATGACCAATCGTTTCAGGAGCTGGACAAACTGCAGCTGGATAATGCGGTTAGCGGTTATTATAACGTCGTGCATGGCAATATTACAGCGGATAAGCGGGGCATTATTCTCGATGCCATTTCGGGTGAACTCTCCGGCTATTCGATTATCGTTGTGATGCAGGACGGGGAGCTTGTGGACCTCATTCCGGATCAGAGCTCTACCCTCAAAGATTATCAAATCATGAGCGGAGATGTGAATGATGACGGCATTCTGGAGATCGGGATGCTTGAAACCCCGAAAGGCTGGGAGTATATCGCCTTTGATGACATTCCATGGTTCTTCTCTTACTACCAGTGGGATCCGAACAAGGGCTTGACGTTCGTCATGCAGCAATATATGGACTTGGCGGGACGGTTCTATTTCAATCTTCCGAAGGAATGGTGGGGCAAAGTTACGATTGATATTAAGTCTATCAAGGATGAGCATATCAAATTCATTGATATTGATACAAATGCCACACTTGCGGAAATTCGTTTCTTTACTTTGGCGGAGTGGGATCTGGTTCAGGAAGATTGGGCGTTATTCGCACGTGACAACGATAAAGTTATCGGGTTCCTCAGTCATACCGATTTGAAAGTGAATAAAGGCGAAAAAGAAATAAAGCGATAATCGCTTTCTGTAAGGAAAGGGAGGAAGGCAAAGTTGAGTAAAGTGTTAATCTTGGAAGATGAAGAATCCATTCGTAGTTTTATCGTGATTAATTTGAAACGAAATGGCTTTGAAGTGATTGAAGCGGCTGATGGCAATGAGGCTTTGGATCGGTATAACAGCATCCCGGATATCGATATTGCTTTACTAGACGTTATGGTTCCGGGAATTGACGGATTTGAAGTGTGTCGTAAAATCAGGGAAACCAATGAACGGATCGGCATTATATTCTTGACGGCCAAAGTACAGGAACAGGATAAGGTTTATGCTTTATCCGTCGGGGCGGATGACCATATCAGCAAGCCGTTCAGTCCGACTGAGCTCATTGCACGTATTCAGTCTCTGCTTAGACGGGTGAATGTGTATCGTGAGAACAGTGCGAAAGTAACCTTTACTTCCGGGCCGTTTACACTCGATCTGATCAGTAAGCAGTTTAAGAAAAATGGACAACTGATCGAGCTCACCCCAACCGAGTTTTCTTTGATTCAGTATTTTTTGGAGAAGGAGAACACGCCGCTGAGTCGTGACCTGTTACTGGATCATGTTTGGGGTAAGGAATATATGGGCGATCCCAAAATTGTTGACGTAAATATTCGCAGACTTCGTCAAAAAATTGAGAACAACCCTTCCGAACCGACCTTCCTGCAAACTGTGTGGGGTCATGGTTATAAGTGGAAGGGCGAGGGTCAATGATCAAAAAAGGGATTGGACGCCAAATCGTCCTGCATTATTTCATTGTAGTATTCGTAACCTTGTTCATGGTAGAGGTCATTTTTGCCTTTGCCTTAAGAACGTATTACTACGAAACGATAGAGAACCACATGTCCAATCATGCTACCCGGACATCGGATTTTTATCAGAAATTTGTAAAGTTATACGCTGAGAGGGACCCGGATTATTTTACAGAGATGCTTCGCACGTTTGAGCTGGATAATACGGAATTGATGATCTTGAATCGCAAGGGCGAGGTCATGGCCAGCAGCACTCAGTTTCAGGCGGAAAAGGCGATCCAGACGAGCGATGTGCCACAGGCGTTAGCAGGTGTAGTTGGCACATGGGTAGGAAGACAGTCTACCGGTGAGTGGGCCATGGCTGTTTCTACTCCGCTGCAAGTCCGAGGGGAGAATCGCTATATCGTTAGGTACGTCACTTCACTGGAAGACGTAAATGCGAAGCTGCTGAACTTGACGCTGCTTTCCGTGGGCGTCGGTACGGCCGTTCTCGCCTTAGTTACCTTGTTCAGCATCGGACTTGCTAATTCAATCGTGAAACCTATTAATAATATCCGAGCCGTGTCTGCCCAAATGGCTAAAGGGAAGTTCGATGCGCGAATCAAAGGCAATTATAAATTTGAGCTGGGTGAACTGGCTTCAACCTTGAATTATATGGCGGAGGAAATCGTTCGGAGTAACCAGATCAAGGATGATTTTATTTCTTCGATTTCTCACGAGCTCCGTACGCCGCTTACGGGCATTAAAGGCTGGAGCGAGACGTTAACTTCCGGTGGCTTTGATCCTGAAGAGACAAAGATTGGGATGCAGATTATTTCCAAAGAGACGGAGCGGTTGATTGGCCTCGTTGAGGAGATGCTCGATTTCTCCAAGCTTCAGCAAAACGAAATGAAGCTGGTCATCGGACGGGTTAATTTGAAGGAGTTGCTGCAAGAAACTATGCTGAACGTCTGGGCTAAAGCCGAGCAGAAGCAAATTCAATTGAAGCTTGACGACCGCACGGAGCGTCCCGTGATCATTATAGGCGACGGAAATCGATTGAAGCAGGTTTTCTTGAACCTGGTGGATAATGCGGTTAAATTCTCGAATGAGAACAGTTGGATCCATCTTATTATTTCCTTAAAGGACAGCAGCACAGCACTTGTTCAGGTGGTAGATAGCGGAATTGGGATTAGTGAAGAGCACCTTGGCAAAGTGAGTGACCGCTTCTTTCAAGTCAATCACAATCGGGGCGGCACAGGATTAGGCCTTGCGATCAGTAAGCAATTGGTTGAGCTGCACAAGGGCGAAATGCAGATTCACAGCGAGCTTGGTGCCGGAACTACTGTAATGGTTACACTGCCTTTGTTGGAAATGGTCGGTGAGACGGATTCTGAGGCGGTTTCTACGGAGAATAAGGTAAGCCCCTCAATGGCGGACGAGAATAAATATAATCGGTATGAAGGGGCACCCGAGGATGAATAATCAATTTATGGATGAGATTCATACACCTTATGGTTCATTTGCAATCGTTTCTGCCATTCCATCGCATAAAGTGATTGTGCGTGAAATGTTGATCGAAGCAGCGGAGTGGATGGCTGGAATCGGAGTGCAACAGTGGATACCGCAGCAATTTACCATAGAAGAAATCAACCGATATTTTGCAGAACGAGAAATTTATCTGCTTATCCGGGAAGAGCAGCCTGTAGGCATGTTCACGCTGCAGACCAGTGATCCTGAATACTGGGGAGCCCTTAACGAAGAGGGATTCAGTTATCTCCATCGTCTAACTGTCCGCTCCTCTTGGCGGGGCAAGCAGCTTGGCAGTGCCATGATCGAGTGGGCTGCCAAA comes from the Paenibacillus lentus genome and includes:
- a CDS encoding ArsR/SmtB family transcription factor, whose translation is MAYNVKVDVSPIYELISSFIVFTTRKWVNNLDVGIEWLEDIGSRLDMDEKQAFAAAAQFPFTDYDVLYALAVERPSHNVDTFLDDLELATIDVLYHSIKSYIPDLTNDEIQRIRHSYIPLLRKWNNLYFADVAPQYKPLLEEDAAEKATLLHKMDPEALVEYASGGIVLEPDLPIEEVVLVPSIHFRPINTYSFYSRVLLIQYPIDIPEQDEDEPPICLLRLTRALANPERLRLLRYVAIEPKSLLEMMNSLNESEDKLMHHLMRLRVAGLLRVHLVDIDTEKFSIRPDGVAELHMFLESYIRL
- a CDS encoding type IA DNA topoisomerase produces the protein MKTLVIAEKPDMGRTIAAVIEPKAKNNRSYLEGEHYIITWAIGHLLGLAEPDAYDEKYKRWNFGDLPILPKQFKIVPNPKTKDQLKTIGELAKRCDRIVNACDAGREGQYIFALIQQQLKLMQPVKRLWISDLTAESIQKGFDNLYEEAEFENLTQAARARSEADWLIGMNASRAFTTKHRTLLSVGRVQTPVLALIYDRQKEIESFDSLTYYEIKAELEQLDRKYVGTWQGERMTDAQKAAAIADKVRGKQGRISEYEIKDTKEYPFKLYDLTLLQRDANAKYGYSAKKTLDLAQALYERHKIISYPRTNSNYVTEQNIDGMHKALHMLKSSPYQQLAENANPRLVHVNNKSVCNPSRVEDHHAILPTLRRAGTLSKEEQNVYDLVIRRFLSHFYPPAEYKQHSVLTEVEGEAFKTNIKELLSLGWKVCQPEDSRSSGRGKKKAEEEEQEELVNEPFRIEKDEPVQCLEAEVKEKATQPPKAYTEGTLLKAMESAGKQLENEELRDAMKDAGLGTPATRAATIERLKNVGYITMQGKRITVTQKGRTAIELIRHAGVELLTSPEMTGQWERRLYQISKGEAAREKFMDNVKRFTLSIIDKVRVQPKADASLFEMAEEERKGNRSKSARSKTASQTGRRSQKETAAAAGTKKSSTASSPGSMQPLAPCPREGCGGQLIEGRKGYGCTHYKQGCGFVIWKEYAGKNISVSMLSSLVNKGQTQLLSFKQPEGDFKARIVLADSLSGKLELSRVDE
- a CDS encoding response regulator transcription factor, with product MSKVLILEDEESIRSFIVINLKRNGFEVIEAADGNEALDRYNSIPDIDIALLDVMVPGIDGFEVCRKIRETNERIGIIFLTAKVQEQDKVYALSVGADDHISKPFSPTELIARIQSLLRRVNVYRENSAKVTFTSGPFTLDLISKQFKKNGQLIELTPTEFSLIQYFLEKENTPLSRDLLLDHVWGKEYMGDPKIVDVNIRRLRQKIENNPSEPTFLQTVWGHGYKWKGEGQ
- a CDS encoding HAD family hydrolase; its protein translation is MSLRQQIIFDLDDTLIHCNKYFEEILSRFASQLLEWLDTERLTTEAILAKQTEIDIAGVKKVGFVSSHFVESLIDTYRYFCSVIGRDTNLAEEECLAQLGMSVYDQEVEPYPDMEETLNVLSEQGHELNLYTGGDDLIQQRKIDRMKLSAYFEDRIYIRTHKNAEALEEILQSRPFDRNNTWMIGNSLRTDIAPALTAGINTIYIKHPKEWSYNLIDLKKDTNTSMYTISSLEQVPGIIAESLAMIVQKNIQ
- a CDS encoding dihydrofolate reductase, which gives rise to MGISLIWAMDRNGLVGKGNDLPWRLPNDMNFFKQQTKGKTVVMGRKTWESLRVKPLPGRRNIVLTGDRSYEAEGAEVVHAVEEILNIAGDGELMIIGGGSVYGQFIPYADRLLVTRIDEKFEGDVHFPSFDWSQFALVEEIPGLRDEKNLYDHRFMIYERR
- a CDS encoding sensor histidine kinase, producing MIKKGIGRQIVLHYFIVVFVTLFMVEVIFAFALRTYYYETIENHMSNHATRTSDFYQKFVKLYAERDPDYFTEMLRTFELDNTELMILNRKGEVMASSTQFQAEKAIQTSDVPQALAGVVGTWVGRQSTGEWAMAVSTPLQVRGENRYIVRYVTSLEDVNAKLLNLTLLSVGVGTAVLALVTLFSIGLANSIVKPINNIRAVSAQMAKGKFDARIKGNYKFELGELASTLNYMAEEIVRSNQIKDDFISSISHELRTPLTGIKGWSETLTSGGFDPEETKIGMQIISKETERLIGLVEEMLDFSKLQQNEMKLVIGRVNLKELLQETMLNVWAKAEQKQIQLKLDDRTERPVIIIGDGNRLKQVFLNLVDNAVKFSNENSWIHLIISLKDSSTALVQVVDSGIGISEEHLGKVSDRFFQVNHNRGGTGLGLAISKQLVELHKGEMQIHSELGAGTTVMVTLPLLEMVGETDSEAVSTENKVSPSMADENKYNRYEGAPEDE
- the thyA gene encoding thymidylate synthase, with the translated sequence MRAYLDLLQDVLEHGTVKEDRTGTGTLSVFGRQLRFDLSEGFPLVTTKRIHLKSVIHELLWFLKGDTNIAYLKENNVRIWDEWADENGDLGPVYGSQWRSWEAPDGRKIDQIANVIEAIKNNPDSRRHLVSAWNVAEVDQMKLPPCHFVFQFYVADGKLSCMLTMRSVDTFLGLPFNIASYALLTHMVAQQCGLEVGEFIWSGGDVHIYSNHLEQVKTQLAREPYELPKLVIKRKPDSIFDYVYEDFEFVGYEHHPTIKATVAV
- a CDS encoding phosphonate ABC transporter ATP-binding protein, which encodes MIKVNNLKKSVEGNTKEVLHGISAEFEAGEMIGVVGPSGSGKSILLQCLALRESWNDGDYTWDDKTIIRGGGKGARKYRSKCAYLEQNPTLNPEKTALKNVLIGQAGQTSLLRRLTGMVRSDDYMGAMDELEKFGLLDKAHLKAGNLSGGERQRVAICRALVHGAGFIAADEPVIGLDPHSADKVMATLKNLCTEQGKTVVAALPIELAERFCTRIWGIYDGELKLDIKGRRLTGEEKRQIDLA
- a CDS encoding GNAT family N-acetyltransferase, which gives rise to MNNQFMDEIHTPYGSFAIVSAIPSHKVIVREMLIEAAEWMAGIGVQQWIPQQFTIEEINRYFAEREIYLLIREEQPVGMFTLQTSDPEYWGALNEEGFSYLHRLTVRSSWRGKQLGSAMIEWAAKRTKQLNRGVLRLDCWDGNEKLNRMYESIGFVRKGSGEKQGRGYNLYEMNITTQ
- a CDS encoding MFS transporter, giving the protein MEFQQKRLISPVFILIMVVIVAGLSQGLLLPVLSIFMEERGISSSVNGLHAAALYIGSFGMSLIAVKVLNRIGFKKLILGGLALVTIAFPLFPLISSLEVWFILRLLVGIGDNALHFASQLWMLLITPPHQRGKNISIYGMSYGIGFSIGPLAIKLLPFGRLVPFLLLAILFALVALLVYLKMPDTVPDKMNEEQEQAPGQHKVTRIYRLAWFALIPSLLYGYMEAAMNSNFPIYGLRTGLTAGQISTLLPFFGIGGLILQLPLGYLSDRYGRKMILMIAGSLGGLLFIIVPLIGSHYFGLMLIFMVTGGLVGSFFSLGLAYAADILPRHLLPTANVIASIHFNLGSIIGPNLGGIAMHFGSAGLLFVFLGLFYLVFTISGFVFRPDRRINQQI